The window CCGCCGAACAGCAACATGCACACGATCCTGCTCGAACAGTCCGGCCGGGTCACGATCGGCGGCAGTCAGTACATCGACGGCGTGCCCCGCACCTACCTCATGACCCGGACCGGAAACACCTGGCGCACGACCCATCCGCCGCTGGGCGACACCCATACCGAGGCCATGGTGCGTGGCCCGGACGGCGCGCTGTGGCTGCCGGTGCGCAGCGACCGCGCGTTCCAGTCGAAGTACGCACGGGTGAACGGCTCCCGCACCACGTTCTCGTACGGCCCGGTGCGCACGAACGCGATCGACGTCAAACCACGTGCACTGGCGAAGGCCGGACTCTCACTGCTGTCCTTCGGGACCGTCGAGATCTACGGGTCGAAACCAAACCTGATGAGCGAGCGGCTGGGAGGCTGACCATGGCACGCAGACTTTTCGTCGTGGCTCTCGCTGTCGCCATGACGATCATGACCATCCTGGCGTCGGCCGCGGCGGAGAACCCGTCCTGGCAGCATGTTCCGGTCCCGGCGCAGGTACGCCCGCAGGCCGGGCTGAACGAGGCGGTGGCGTTCGGGCCGGACCGGGCGTGGGCGGTGGGCGCCGACGCCGTCGGCCGTGAGGCGCCGGGCTTTCCGCTGATGCTGCGCTGGGACGGAACCGCGTGGCAGCGCCAGAGTCTGCCCGGGGCCGGCTGGCAGGGCGAGTTGCTGTCCATCGCCGCGGCCTCACCGACCTCGGCCTGGGCCGTCGGCCGCGACTCGGCGGGCGGCGCCCACCTGCTCCGCTTCAACGGCACCACCTGGTCGGAGAACCGGCCGCCGCGCGGTGTCGTGCTGACCAAGGTCGTCGCCGGCGGCGGTGAGACCTGGCTGATCGGTTCGAGGGACGGCGCGCAGGCGCTGCTGCGTTGGAACGGCCGCGGCTGGCAGGACGTGCCGGTGCCGCCGGGAGCCGTGTACGGCCTGCACATTCTGGCGGCCGACGACGTCTGGGCCGCGGGCGCCACCAACTCCGGTGCGGCCGTGTCGCACTGGAACGGGCAGACATGGCAGCAGACGATCGTGCACGGGTTCCCACGGTCGGCCGTGGGCAGTGTGCTGGCGGTCTCGCCGACGGAGGTGTGGGCGGGTGGCACGGAAGGGTTCGTCGGCGGCCCGGTGGGCCGGCCGATTCCGCCACTGCTGGTCCGCTGGGACGGGCAGGCGTGGAACAGGGTCACCCTGCCCACCGACTTCGGCTCGGTCACCTCACTGACGCCCTCCGCGTCCGGCACGCTGGCCTGGGTCTCGGTGACCCGCTCGCAGAAGTGGGGCCCGCCGGGCAGCAATCCGCCGTTCGTCCCCGGGCCGGACTTCCTTGCCTGGAACGGACAGTCGTTCACCGAGCACAGTGAACCGGCGGTGCCCGGGGAGGGCAACTCCTCGGTGCTGCGGCTGGCGCCGGTGCCGGGCTCGGAGGCGGTGTGGTCGGTCGGCCGCGCCGACGGTCCCGAGGGTGCCTTCGCCCCGCGCATCCTGCGCTTCGGCTGACAGCAGGACATCAGCCGAGGCGCACGAGCCCCCGCAGCGCCGCGCTGCGTCCGCGGTCGGGCACCGTCCACAAGGTCTGCCCTCTGACTCCCCAGCGCGCCAGCAACGCGTTGGCCGCGAGGAAGCCGCTCGTGGCCGCGCGCTCCATGAGGGCCACCGGCAGCCCCGTGCGGACCAGGTCACCGGCCACCACCAGCCCGGGGTCAGGGGTGCGTACGGTCGGCCGGTCGCCGTATCCGCCGACCGGGAACAGCGGGCAGTCGGCCCGCCACTCGTGGCGTTCGTCGACCACCGTCGCCGCACGGGTCTCCGGATAGGCCTGGTGCAGTTGCTCGACGAGGTGCTTCTGCTCGACGTCGGGGACCGCATGATCGGGCAGGGCGTAGGCGTGCAGTTCCACGACTGATCCACCGGTGCGCGAGGCCCAGCGCCTCGCTTCGCCCTCGAAACGCTCCAGCACACTGACGTTGTCGAGGGTCCCGTAGCCGCTGGTGCCCAGGAATCCGGGGCGGTCGGCCGCGACGGGGCGGTCCAGCCACAGACGCGACACGAGGAACTGCGGCGCACCACGCAGCCGGGCGATTCGCTCGCGCCACGCTCTGTCGGCCAGGCGCGGGGAGCGCGCGACAAGGGAACTCAACCCGGCCGAGTCCAGGGCGAGTACCGCCGTGTCGTAGTGCTGTTCCCGCGCATCGGCGGCGACGAGGAAGCCGCCGTCGGAGGTGGGTTCGACCGTCTGGACGGGGGTGTCGGTGCGCAGGTCGACGCCATGGCCACCCAGGTAGTCGGCGAGGGGGTCCCACAGGGCGGTGGGGAAGGGCTCGGAAGGCACGTCGAAGAGCAGCCCTTCCGCGGAGCCCAGGAAGTAGATGTGGAACATCAGCACCATCTCCGCCGCGGACAGTTGGCGGGGATCGGCGAAGAAGCTGCGCGAGAACACCTCGAACGCGAGATGGTGCGCGGCTTCGGGGAAGCGGATCGACTCCAGGAAGTCGTGGGCGCTGATGCCGTCGAGCTGCGTGTAGACGTCCGGAACGCGGACGTCGAGGAGAGGCAGTGCGGCGACCGGGTTCATGCGCAGGAGATCCCGCAGCCCGAAGGTGGGGCTCAGGGCGACGAAGCCGAGCGCGCTCCACGGCGGTGTGCGCGGTACGTGCCGGAAGCTGTCGCGCAGACCGCCGCTGTGCCACAGCGGGTAGTCGGGCAGCCCACGCAGGCGGTCGAGCCGCGGGTCGGTACGCCGCAGAAGTCCGCGCAGGTTGTAGTACTGCCGGAAGAAGGCGTGGAAGCCGCGGCTCATCGTCGCGGCGCTGCCGTCGGAAAGGGTGGTCCGCCACCCGGCCAGGCGTCCGCCGAGGGTGGGTTCACGTTCGTACAGCGTGACCCGCACGCCTCGTTCGGCCAGGGCCGTTGCCGCCGCCAGCCCCGCGATGCCGCCGCCGACGACTGCGGTCGTCGGGGGCCGGTCGCCGGTGAAGCGGGGTGCGCCCGACGCGGGAAGAATCGTGCGGGCCCGCCGGTCCCTGCCTCGTCGGGCGGCGTCCGGCCGCCGGGGCGCGGTCATCGCCCCGTCTCCCCGGCCGTGCCCGGTCGGCGGGCGACGATCGTGTGCGTGATGCCGGTCTGCCAACCCGGCAGGGGCAGCGCCCGTACGTCCTGGAATCCGGCGGAACGAACCCGGGCGGCGAAGTCGCCTGCCGTGTCGAACTCCACGACGCTGCGCCACAGGTGGCGATAGAGGGTGCCGTCGCCGAGGGCGGTGGCGACGGGCAGGACCAGGCCCCGGCACACGCCCGTCCACACCGCGCGGTGGGCGGCCCGGCCGCTGAGGGTGTACTCGTGCACGGCCAGTCGTCCCCGTGGCGCCAGCGCCTCGCGTACGGCGTTGAGCACGGCGTCGGGATCGGCGACGTTACGGAAGAGGTACGCCGCGAACACCGCGTCGAACGGTCCCCGCACGCCTGCCTCCGCCAGGCGTTCGGCGGGAGCCTGCACGAAGGTCACACCGTCGCGCCACGGTTTGCCGGCGGCGCGCTCCAGCATTCCGGCGGAGGCGTCCACGGCGGTGATCTCGGCGTCGGGAAGAACCGTGGCCAGCGCGGCCGTCGAGGCCCCGGTGCCGCATCCGAGGTCCAGTACACGAAGGGCGCCACGGCTGTGGGACAGGCCCAGGCGGCGCGCCGAACGGCGCAGGTGGGCGTGGTATCCGGGGTTGGCGGCAACCAGTGTGTCGTAGCTGCGAGAGGCGTGGTCGAACGCGGCGGCCAGGCCCTCGTCGCGCAGCAGGGGCATGCGGTCTCCTCGGTCGGGTTGCACAGGTCTCCTTCGTGCCGGGTCAGGGTCCGGGAAAGGGCCGGCGGGGAAGCCAGGACAACTCCGCCGCGGAGCGGAGCATGGGCAGTACGGGTGTGTGGACGCCGAGGGACAGGTCTTCGTGGAGGCGGGTCGTGCCGTCGAGGAAGCGGAGTAGTCGTTCCATCGGAACCTGGGAGAAAAGCCGCGCGAAGAACGCGGCCCCGTCCACCCGGCCGCCGTCCAGGGCCCGCAGCATCACCGCGTCCATCGCACGCGAGCGCGCCGAGTGGGCGGGCGGAGGCATGGGGTGGCGGCCCCCGCGCAAGGCGTCCGCGACGGCTCGCGTCTGGCGTTGCACGCCGGAGAAGGTGTAGCCCGTGGACGGCCGGGTGGCGCCTCCCGCGGCGCCGATGCGGAAGACCGACGGCGCCGACCGGCGGGCGAAGCGCGCGTCGGTCATGGGAATCACGCCGGTCTCGGTCGAGGTGACCTCGAAGTGGCCGAGGCGCAGCACGTCCTCGGCGTAGCGGCGCAGGGCGGTGTCATAGGCCTCGCGGGGCAGTACGGCGCCGGAGAACTCGGTGTACTCCACGAGTGCTTCGTGGCGGCCGGTGGGCAGGACGTAGCCGAAGGCGAGTCCGTGCGGCGGCTGCGGGACCCGGAAGTCCATGAGCTCCACCGTGCCGGGATCGAACACCGGCCGGTCGGTCCGGACGAACCAGCCGTGGAAGTGCTGCAGCAAAGTGGTGCGGGCCGCCGGGAGGCTGCCGAGCGGTCTGGAGTCGAAGACCCAGCGGGCGCGCACCGTCAGCGGGCGGCCCTGGCGGGTGCGGCCGCGGATCTCGGCTCCGTCGGCGATGCCGTCCACGGTCTCGACGGTCGCCTCAAGTCGACGGACGTCGTCGCTGCGCGCCAGATCGCGGGCGACGAGGCGCTCGAAGTCGTCGGAGCGCAGCATTTTGTAGGTGAGGGGCGTGATGTCGTCCGCGGCCACACGGCCGTCGGGGGTGTGGACCCGGAGCTGCCGCCACGTGGCGGTAAGGGCCTCGTCGTACGGGCCGGGGCCCTGCTCCCAGAAGCACCACGTCCGGCTCGGCGGGCGGAGCGGACCGGGTGGGGCGTCCACCAGGACGGCGGTCACACTCCGGGATCCGGAAGCGGGGTGGGCGAGACGGTGGGCGAGGGACAGTCCCGCGGCTCCCGCGCCCACGATGGCCACCTCGGCGTCCAGCACGAACCGCTCCCTCCCTGCGCGTTCCACCGGAGGTGCGCGCGCAGCCGGTGGCCTGTCGAAGGTCCTTCACTCCGCGAGGGCCGCGCGGATGCAGGGCCGGCCGGGTTGTCGTCGGCAGCGCGCGGATCAGGTCGGCTCGCCTGCCTCAGCATGCCCGGTGCAGCCCGCCTCAGCATGCCCGTTGAAGACCGTCGTCCTCGAGGCGGCGCCCCAGCCGGTGGAGTCCGCGCCTGGCGTGGCTCTTGACCGTGCCCAGCGGCCATCCGGTGACTTCGGCGATCTGTGTCTGGGTCAGGTCGTCGTAGAAGGCGAGGGTGAGTACGCGGCGCTGGGCGGCGGGCAGCTTGGCGAGTTCATGGCCCACCACGACCCGGTCGAGCACGGCGGCCGGGGTGTCACCGTCGACGGGCCCGACGGACATCCGCGCCCCGGCCGCCACC of the Streptomyces aurantiacus genome contains:
- a CDS encoding class I SAM-dependent methyltransferase encodes the protein MPLLRDEGLAAAFDHASRSYDTLVAANPGYHAHLRRSARRLGLSHSRGALRVLDLGCGTGASTAALATVLPDAEITAVDASAGMLERAAGKPWRDGVTFVQAPAERLAEAGVRGPFDAVFAAYLFRNVADPDAVLNAVREALAPRGRLAVHEYTLSGRAAHRAVWTGVCRGLVLPVATALGDGTLYRHLWRSVVEFDTAGDFAARVRSAGFQDVRALPLPGWQTGITHTIVARRPGTAGETGR
- a CDS encoding FAD-dependent oxidoreductase, yielding MTAPRRPDAARRGRDRRARTILPASGAPRFTGDRPPTTAVVGGGIAGLAAATALAERGVRVTLYEREPTLGGRLAGWRTTLSDGSAATMSRGFHAFFRQYYNLRGLLRRTDPRLDRLRGLPDYPLWHSGGLRDSFRHVPRTPPWSALGFVALSPTFGLRDLLRMNPVAALPLLDVRVPDVYTQLDGISAHDFLESIRFPEAAHHLAFEVFSRSFFADPRQLSAAEMVLMFHIYFLGSAEGLLFDVPSEPFPTALWDPLADYLGGHGVDLRTDTPVQTVEPTSDGGFLVAADAREQHYDTAVLALDSAGLSSLVARSPRLADRAWRERIARLRGAPQFLVSRLWLDRPVAADRPGFLGTSGYGTLDNVSVLERFEGEARRWASRTGGSVVELHAYALPDHAVPDVEQKHLVEQLHQAYPETRAATVVDERHEWRADCPLFPVGGYGDRPTVRTPDPGLVVAGDLVRTGLPVALMERAATSGFLAANALLARWGVRGQTLWTVPDRGRSAALRGLVRLG
- a CDS encoding lycopene cyclase family protein translates to MLDAEVAIVGAGAAGLSLAHRLAHPASGSRSVTAVLVDAPPGPLRPPSRTWCFWEQGPGPYDEALTATWRQLRVHTPDGRVAADDITPLTYKMLRSDDFERLVARDLARSDDVRRLEATVETVDGIADGAEIRGRTRQGRPLTVRARWVFDSRPLGSLPAARTTLLQHFHGWFVRTDRPVFDPGTVELMDFRVPQPPHGLAFGYVLPTGRHEALVEYTEFSGAVLPREAYDTALRRYAEDVLRLGHFEVTSTETGVIPMTDARFARRSAPSVFRIGAAGGATRPSTGYTFSGVQRQTRAVADALRGGRHPMPPPAHSARSRAMDAVMLRALDGGRVDGAAFFARLFSQVPMERLLRFLDGTTRLHEDLSLGVHTPVLPMLRSAAELSWLPRRPFPGP